The proteins below come from a single Parageobacillus toebii NBRC 107807 genomic window:
- a CDS encoding sigma-54 interaction domain-containing protein codes for MKKVLIIGAGNGGTALLKLLEKTTMFQIVAVVDINEKACGIKLAKEMNIATGTDWRAFTSEEIDLIIEATGKQEVLDEIRKHCSPNTIVVPGTVAHIMAELVEEKEMLIAKLKSETTRRGLIFNSAHDGMIVVDEFAYITDINNSAAEMIEVDKEEVIGKHILEVIPTSGLPRVLKTKQTEFHQELKLENGKKIITTRIPMIDETGKLFGALAVFKDITELVKLAEEITDLKEMRMMLEAIIHSSEEAISVVDEHGNGILINPAYTRITGLTEEEVIGKPATADIAEGESMHMQVLKTRRPVRGVRMKVGPKNRDVVVNVAPIIVDGVLKGSVGVIHDVSEIQRLTAELNRARQIIRTLEAKYSFADIIGTSEGIKVAIEQAKVAAKTPVTILLRGESGTGKELFAHAIHNASDRKYNKFIRVNCAAIPETLLESELFGYEEGAFSGAKRGGKRGLFEEANNGSIFLDEIGELSANTQAKLLRVLQEGEIVRVGGTKPIPINVRVIAATNVNLEKAIAEGTFREDLYYRLNRMPIYIPPLRARKEDIPALCQHLIQKLNQDYGRNVEGVTSAALDLLLAYDWPGNVRELENVLGRAMIFMKFNEVMIDVHHIPPLDISRADSSPHKNEKETEIRPLEEMVEQYEASIIKQALRKYNNNKTATARALGISIRNLYYKLEKYNIDKNSMQ; via the coding sequence ATGAAAAAGGTATTGATTATTGGAGCTGGAAATGGAGGCACAGCACTATTAAAGCTGCTGGAAAAAACAACAATGTTTCAAATTGTCGCAGTAGTTGATATCAATGAGAAAGCTTGCGGTATAAAACTTGCGAAAGAAATGAATATTGCTACTGGAACCGACTGGCGTGCTTTTACGAGTGAAGAAATTGACCTTATTATTGAAGCGACAGGAAAACAGGAAGTGTTGGATGAGATCCGCAAACATTGTTCGCCGAATACGATTGTCGTGCCAGGGACAGTTGCTCATATAATGGCCGAACTTGTCGAAGAAAAAGAAATGTTGATTGCGAAACTGAAAAGCGAAACAACAAGGCGCGGTTTGATTTTTAATTCTGCGCATGACGGAATGATTGTCGTTGACGAGTTTGCTTATATTACGGATATCAATAACAGCGCCGCGGAAATGATTGAAGTGGATAAAGAGGAAGTCATCGGAAAACACATTTTAGAAGTCATTCCAACGAGCGGCCTGCCGCGAGTGTTAAAAACAAAACAAACAGAATTTCATCAAGAATTAAAATTAGAAAATGGCAAAAAAATCATTACAACGAGAATTCCAATGATTGATGAAACGGGTAAACTGTTCGGTGCATTAGCTGTTTTTAAAGATATTACGGAATTAGTAAAGCTAGCAGAGGAAATTACCGACTTGAAAGAAATGCGCATGATGTTGGAGGCGATTATTCATTCTTCAGAGGAAGCTATTTCCGTTGTTGATGAGCATGGAAACGGCATTTTAATTAATCCCGCTTATACGCGCATTACCGGCCTGACGGAAGAAGAAGTAATCGGCAAGCCGGCGACCGCCGATATCGCCGAAGGGGAAAGCATGCATATGCAAGTGCTCAAAACGCGACGGCCCGTCCGCGGGGTGCGCATGAAAGTCGGGCCGAAAAACCGCGACGTGGTCGTGAATGTAGCGCCGATTATTGTCGATGGAGTGCTGAAAGGCAGCGTCGGGGTGATTCATGACGTATCCGAGATCCAGCGGCTGACAGCGGAGCTTAATCGGGCAAGGCAAATTATCCGTACCCTCGAAGCGAAATATTCGTTTGCCGATATTATCGGTACGTCAGAGGGAATAAAGGTAGCAATTGAACAAGCGAAAGTAGCCGCAAAAACGCCGGTGACGATATTGCTGCGTGGCGAATCCGGCACAGGAAAGGAATTATTTGCTCACGCGATTCATAATGCAAGTGATAGAAAATATAACAAATTTATCCGTGTCAATTGTGCGGCCATTCCTGAAACACTATTAGAGAGCGAGCTGTTTGGTTATGAAGAAGGGGCATTTTCCGGGGCAAAGCGCGGCGGCAAACGCGGCTTGTTTGAAGAAGCGAACAACGGCAGCATTTTTCTGGACGAAATCGGTGAGCTTTCTGCGAATACGCAGGCGAAACTGCTTCGCGTTTTGCAAGAAGGGGAAATCGTCCGCGTTGGAGGCACGAAGCCAATCCCGATTAACGTCCGTGTCATTGCCGCCACGAATGTCAACTTGGAAAAAGCAATCGCAGAAGGAACGTTTCGTGAAGACTTATACTACCGGTTAAATCGCATGCCAATTTATATTCCTCCATTGCGGGCGAGAAAAGAAGATATACCCGCACTATGCCAGCATTTAATTCAAAAACTTAATCAAGACTACGGACGCAATGTCGAAGGAGTCACTTCGGCCGCGCTTGACCTCCTGCTTGCTTACGATTGGCCGGGAAATGTTCGCGAATTGGAAAATGTATTAGGCCGGGCGATGATTTTTATGAAGTTTAATGAAGTGATGATCGATGTTCATCATATTCCGCCCCTTGATATTTCGCGAGCCGATTCTTCTCCCCATAAAAATGAGAAGGAGACGGAAATCCGTCCGCTTGAGGAGATGGTGGAGCAATATGAAGCAAGCATCATCAAGCAGGCGCTGCGAAAATACAACAACAATAAAACGGCGACAGCGCGGGCGCTGGGCATTTCGATTCGCAATTTATATTACAAGTTGGAGAAATATAATATTGACAAAAATAGCATGCAATAA
- a CDS encoding DUF2627 domain-containing protein — MVRIIALLILVIPGLLAALGIKWMRDTLFGILHSPFPSLSLQFLGGFLLFAAGLSFIGGFILHRDRKRNKVQPRFQKKKKTP; from the coding sequence ATGGTACGGATCATCGCTCTGCTCATTTTAGTCATTCCTGGTTTGTTAGCCGCACTAGGCATTAAATGGATGCGTGATACACTATTTGGTATTTTGCATTCTCCATTTCCGTCCCTTTCACTGCAATTTTTGGGCGGCTTTCTTTTGTTTGCAGCTGGCTTGTCTTTTATCGGGGGGTTTATTTTACATCGTGACCGAAAACGAAATAAAGTCCAACCACGATTTCAAAAAAAGAAAAAAACGCCTTAA
- a CDS encoding glycerophosphodiester phosphodiesterase: protein MTKIFAHRGSAGTHPENTMIAFYEAERVGADGIELDVQLTKDGQIVVIHDETIDRTTDGTGWVKDFTYRELQQFNAVYKFADQYDVCRIPLLEEVLAWICSTTLLLNIELKNSLIAYETLEQKVIDMIRHYGLEDRIILSSFNHNSMALCRSLAPNIETALLYMESLYDPWKYVRVMRADGLHPYHRTVTEPFVRQARHYQIAIRPFTINQEPLMEKMFQYGVDAIFTDYPRNAKNIRENKKTP, encoded by the coding sequence ATGACAAAAATTTTCGCGCACCGCGGTTCCGCCGGCACACATCCGGAAAATACGATGATCGCTTTTTATGAAGCAGAACGAGTCGGAGCAGATGGAATTGAATTGGATGTACAACTGACCAAAGATGGGCAAATTGTTGTCATTCATGATGAAACGATCGACCGAACGACAGATGGAACTGGCTGGGTAAAAGATTTTACGTATCGGGAATTGCAGCAATTTAACGCTGTATATAAATTTGCCGATCAATATGATGTTTGTCGCATCCCTCTATTAGAGGAAGTGCTGGCATGGATTTGCTCGACGACACTATTGTTGAATATTGAGTTAAAAAACAGTTTGATTGCGTATGAAACATTAGAGCAAAAAGTCATCGATATGATCCGGCATTATGGCCTGGAAGATCGCATTATTTTATCGTCTTTTAATCATAATAGTATGGCGCTTTGTCGCAGTCTTGCGCCAAATATAGAAACGGCTTTATTATATATGGAGTCTTTATACGATCCGTGGAAATATGTTCGAGTGATGAGAGCGGATGGATTGCACCCTTATCATCGAACGGTGACGGAGCCGTTTGTTCGCCAAGCTCGTCATTATCAAATTGCCATCCGTCCATTTACGATTAATCAAGAGCCACTAATGGAAAAAATGTTCCAATACGGAGTGGATGCCATTTTTACTGATTATCCGCGCAATGCGAAGAATATTCGGGAAAATAAAAAAACGCCCTAA
- a CDS encoding YycC family protein, which produces MRPLQISLETAQKLAKALGMPIEQIMHMPQHILIQKLLELEKKQSEQQ; this is translated from the coding sequence ATGAGACCGCTGCAAATTTCCTTGGAAACAGCGCAAAAATTAGCGAAAGCGTTAGGAATGCCCATCGAGCAGATTATGCATATGCCTCAACATATTTTAATCCAAAAGTTGCTCGAATTAGAAAAAAAGCAAAGTGAACAACAATAA
- the spo0A gene encoding sporulation transcription factor Spo0A, giving the protein MKIKVCIADDNRELVSLLEEYISSQNDMEVIGTAYNGQDCLYMLEEKQPDILLLDIIMPHLDGLAVLEKIRTKLEKQPSVIMLTAFGQEDVTKKAVELGASYFILKPFDMENLVHHIRQVYGKTTPMVKKASSSYQARDNKPKNLDASITSIIHEIGVPAHIKGYLYLREAIAMVYNDIELLGSITKVLYPDIAKKYNTTASRVERAIRHAIEVAWSRGNIESISSLFGYTVSMSKAKPTNSEFIAMVADKLRLEHKAS; this is encoded by the coding sequence TTGAAAATTAAAGTATGTATCGCAGATGATAATCGTGAATTAGTGAGCTTGCTGGAAGAATATATTTCCAGCCAAAACGATATGGAAGTGATCGGGACTGCCTATAATGGGCAAGATTGCTTATATATGCTTGAGGAAAAACAGCCGGACATTTTGCTGCTAGACATTATTATGCCGCATTTAGATGGGTTGGCTGTATTGGAAAAAATCCGCACAAAGCTGGAAAAACAACCAAGCGTGATTATGTTAACGGCATTTGGCCAAGAAGACGTGACGAAGAAAGCGGTTGAACTTGGCGCCTCCTACTTTATTTTAAAACCGTTTGACATGGAAAATTTAGTACATCATATCCGTCAAGTGTATGGAAAAACAACACCAATGGTGAAAAAAGCATCGTCTTCCTACCAAGCACGGGATAACAAGCCGAAAAACTTGGATGCAAGCATTACGAGCATTATTCATGAAATTGGCGTTCCGGCGCATATTAAAGGATATTTATATTTACGTGAAGCAATCGCGATGGTATATAACGATATCGAATTGCTCGGTTCCATTACGAAAGTGCTTTATCCAGACATTGCGAAAAAATACAACACAACCGCCAGCCGTGTAGAGCGGGCGATCCGCCATGCGATTGAAGTTGCTTGGAGCCGCGGCAACATTGAATCGATTTCTTCCTTGTTCGGCTACACGGTCAGTATGTCCAAAGCCAAACCGACAAACAGCGAATTCATCGCGATGGTGGCGGATAAGTTAAGATTGGAACATAAAGCTTCTTAA
- the spoIVB gene encoding SpoIVB peptidase, which produces MNTEAIRKIMGVFLLVSFIMIGMSKPVKEYFQIPKQIVMFEGEAMRFSTAALPVQATVKDAPKSIEVHKHADSFSVKAKQSGEKKMVLEVAGMPVKQVDVNVLPTLKVIPGGQSIGVKLNTVGVLVVGYHLVETEKGKKSPGEIAGIKVGDIITRINGKKIEKMSDLSPFIEEAGKTGKPLHLQVLRDKHSFTTKLVPLKDKHDHAYRVGLYIRDSAAGIGTMTFYDPVSKKYGALGHVISDMDTKKPIVVQNGQIMRSTVTSIEKGSSGSPGEKLARFSDEEEVIGNITNNSPFGIFGKLTEPVDNGIMNKPIPIALSNQVKEGPAKMLTVVENDKVEQFDIEIVSTIPQKFPATKGLVIRVTDPRLLKKTGGIVQGMSGSPIIQDGKLVGAVTHVFVNDPTSGYGVHIEWMLNEAGIDVYGKSNKKAS; this is translated from the coding sequence TTGAATACAGAGGCAATCCGAAAAATAATGGGGGTTTTTCTCCTTGTTTCGTTCATCATGATCGGTATGTCGAAACCGGTTAAAGAATATTTTCAAATTCCAAAACAAATCGTGATGTTTGAAGGTGAAGCGATGCGATTTTCTACTGCAGCGCTTCCAGTCCAAGCAACGGTGAAAGACGCTCCCAAATCGATAGAAGTTCACAAACATGCTGATTCGTTTTCCGTAAAAGCAAAACAAAGTGGAGAAAAGAAAATGGTATTAGAAGTTGCCGGAATGCCGGTAAAACAGGTAGATGTAAACGTTTTGCCGACTTTGAAAGTCATCCCTGGAGGGCAATCCATTGGTGTTAAGTTAAATACAGTAGGAGTTCTTGTGGTTGGCTACCATCTCGTCGAAACAGAAAAAGGAAAAAAATCACCAGGCGAAATTGCTGGGATTAAAGTAGGAGATATTATTACAAGGATTAATGGCAAAAAAATTGAAAAGATGAGTGACCTTTCTCCTTTTATTGAGGAAGCAGGAAAAACAGGAAAACCGCTACATCTTCAAGTTCTTCGCGACAAACACTCTTTTACGACGAAATTAGTTCCGTTAAAGGATAAACATGATCATGCTTACCGCGTTGGATTATACATTCGGGATTCTGCCGCTGGTATCGGGACGATGACGTTTTATGACCCTGTTTCCAAAAAATATGGAGCACTAGGTCATGTCATTTCCGATATGGATACGAAAAAACCGATTGTTGTTCAAAATGGCCAAATTATGAGATCAACTGTGACATCAATTGAAAAAGGAAGCAGCGGCAGTCCTGGCGAAAAATTAGCACGGTTTTCCGATGAGGAAGAAGTGATTGGGAATATTACGAATAACAGCCCGTTTGGCATTTTCGGAAAGTTGACGGAACCGGTAGACAATGGAATTATGAATAAACCAATTCCAATTGCGTTATCGAACCAAGTAAAAGAAGGCCCAGCAAAAATGTTAACCGTTGTGGAAAACGATAAAGTCGAGCAATTTGATATTGAAATTGTAAGCACTATCCCGCAAAAATTCCCAGCAACAAAGGGACTGGTCATTCGTGTTACGGACCCGCGCTTATTAAAAAAGACGGGTGGCATCGTTCAAGGAATGAGCGGAAGTCCAATTATTCAAGATGGGAAATTAGTTGGCGCAGTTACTCACGTATTTGTCAATGATCCGACATCTGGCTATGGCGTCCATATCGAATGGATGTTAAATGAAGCAGGAATTGATGTATATGGAAAATCAAATAAAAAGGCGAGCTGA